The Malus domestica chromosome 10, GDT2T_hap1 genome contains a region encoding:
- the LOC103444844 gene encoding leucine-rich repeat receptor-like tyrosine-protein kinase PXC3, which yields MSSYGRQTTSLVLYFNFHFFLSLFCYLPVPVVFSALSSNQQTTMIDLSNSLNASAGGAVPWDVNKEPNPCSWKGVGCNSPTNSSVIRISLSGHSLSSSDFLPLVCRIESLQVLDVSSNRLTTIPPGFISACGKLGELKLLNFSLNNLVGPLPDFVGFLGLEALDFARNNLSGSIGSKLDGLVKLRSLNLTFNHFAGHVPTRLGKSKVLEELELSVNTFDGPIPAELVGYKNLTLIDLSGNRLTGIIPARIGELSKLEVLILSANNFSGGIPQSISNITSLWRFAANSNDFNETIPGGITEHLKNLDLSYNKLNGSIPSDLLSAMNLQTVDLSNNRLDGPVPETLSPSLVRLRLGSNSLDGKIPSAAIATHDKLTYLEMENNNLTGSIPPELGDCRKLALLNLAQNQLSGALPAKLGHLSSLEVLKLQSNNLSGEIPIEFTRLPKLSVLNISWNSINGSIPPSVSNMRSLINMNLQGNKLSGFIPVGIASMDSLMELQLGENQLSGDIPRMPTNLQIALNLSSNHFQGPIPETLSSLSVLEILDLSNNKFSGKIPDFLTKLGTLTQLSLSNNELSGEIPTFSSWVMVDTNGNKDLHNRTINTPPQLEKKKKSYAATIVLAVVAAAVVAFGAITIVAASISRQNYRVNDEQVQTEEELAVPEVLQGNLLTANGIHRSNIDFTRAMEVVSDQSNVVLKTRFSTYYKAIMPSGASYFVKKLNWSDKIFQLGSHDRFARDLEVFGKLSNSNVMNPLAYVLTGDSAYLFYEFAPKGTLFDALRGISGDDMDWGSRYSIAVGVAQGLSFLHGCTPSPILLLDLSSKSILLKSLKEPLIADAELLKVIDPSKSTGSLSTIAGSVGYIPPEYAYTMVVTMAGNIYSFGVVLLELLTGKPAVSEGIELAKWVLSNSAQQDKRDHILDYSISRTSTAVRNQMLAVLKIALACVSVSPEARPRMKSVLTRLLNAR from the exons ATGAGCAGCTATGGCCGCCAAACCACCTCACTTGTCCTGTATTTCAATTTCCATTTCTTCTTGTCTTTGTTCTGCTACCTTCCTGTTCCTGTGGTGTTCTCTGCATTATCCTCAAACCAACAAACCACAATGATAGATCTCTCCAACAGCCTCAACGCTTCTGCTGGTGGTGCTGTTCCATGGGACGTCAACAAAGAACCAAACCCATGTTCGTGGAAGGGAGTCGGGTGCAATTCCCCGACCAATTCATCAGTTATCCGGATTTCGTTGTCCGGGCATTCTCTATCTTCCTCGGACTTTCTGCCGCTCGTTTGTCGGATTGAGTCTCTGCAGGTTCTTGATGTGTCCAGCAACCGTCTGACCACAATTCCGCCTGGGTTTATCTCAGCTTGTGGAAAGCTAGGTGAGTTAAAGCTGCTCAATTTTAGTCTGAATAATTTGGTGGGTCCTCTGCCcgattttgttgggtttttgggtttggaaGCTCTGGACTTTGCTCGGAATAACTTGAGTGGAAGCATTGGCTCCAAGTTGGACGGGTTGGTCAAGCTCAGAAGCTTGAACCTTACCTTCAACCATTTTGCTGGGCATGTTCCAACCCGTCTCGGAAAGTCCAAGGTTTTGGAGGAGCTTGAGCTTTCTGTGAATACGTTTGATGGTCCTATCCCTGCTGAACTTGTGGGATATAAGAATTTGACTCTCATTGATCTTAGCGGAAATCGGCTTACCGGGATTATTCCTGCTCGGATCGGAGAGCTCTCCAAGTTGGAGGTTTTGATTCTTTCGGCCAATAACTTTTCCGGCGGAATCCCACAAAGCATTTCCAATATCACAAGCCTTTGGAGATTTGCAGCAAATTCTAACGATTTCAATGAGACGATTCCTGGTGGCATTACGGAGCATTTGAAAAACTTGGATCTCAGTTATAATAAATTGAATGGGTCGATTCCATCGGACCTCTTGTCGGCAATGAATCTGCAGACTGTGGATTTGTCGAATAATAGATTAGATGGACCGGTACCTGAAACTCTATCTCCGAGCTTGGTGAGGTTGAGACTGGGAAGCAATTCGCTTGATGGGAAGATACCTTCTGCAGCAATTGCAACACATGACAAGTTGACCTACTTGGAGATGGAAAACAATAACTTGACTGGATCAATTCCTCCTGAATTGGGTGATTGCCGGAAATTGGCGCTGCTGAATTTGGCTCAGAATCAACTGTCTGGGGCTTTGCCGGCAAAGTTGGGTCACCTTAGCAGTCTTGAGGTCTTGAAACTTCAATCGAACAATTTGAGTGGGGAAATTCCAATTGAATTTACTCGACTACCCAAGTTGTCCGTTCTGAATATCAGCTGGAATTCTATCAACGGCTCGATACCACCTTCAGTTTCAAACATGCGGAGTCTTATTAACATGAACTTACAAGGTAACAAGCTCAGCGGTTTCATTCCCGTCGGTATTGCCTCCATGGATTCTCTGATGGAACTCCAACTTGGAGAAAATCAATTAAGTGGTGACATTCCAAGAATGCCGACGAATTTACAGATTGCTTTAAATCTCAGCAGCAATCATTTTCAGGGACCTATTCCGGAAACTCTTTCGAGTCTCAGTGTATTAGAAATTCTGGATCTCTCAAATAACAAATTCTCAGGTAAGATACCTGATTTTTTGACTAAATTGGGAACCTTGACACAGTTGTCTCTTTCTAACAATGAGCTCTCTGGAGAAATTCCGACGTTCTCTTCTTGGGTCATGGTCGACACAAATGGGAACAAGGATTTGCATAACAGAACAATAAACACTCCACCCcaattggagaagaagaaaaaatcatATGCAGCGACAATTGTTCTTGCCGTTGTAGCAGCAGCTGTGGTTGCTTTTGGAGCGATCACCATTGTTGCCGCATCAATATCACGGCAAAATTACAGGGTTAATGATGAACAAGTGCAAACAGAGGAAGAACTTGCTGTTCCTGAGGTCCTCCAGGGCAATCTATTAACTGCAAATGGTATTCATAGATCAAACATCGATTTCACTAGAGCGATGGAAGTAGTTTCCGACCAGTCAAACGTTGTGCTGAAGACTAGGTTTTCAACTTACTACAAAGCCATCATGCCGTCTGGAGCAAGCTACTTTGTGAAGAAGCTCAACTGGAGTGACAAGATATTCCAACTGGGCAGCCACGATAGGTTCGCCCGAGATTTAGAGGTCTTCGGGAAACTAAGCAATTCCAATGTCATGAATCCTCTGGCCTATGTCTTGACTGGTGACAGTGCTTATCTGTTCTATGAATTTGCTCCAAAAGGAACCCTTTTTGATGCTCTTCGTGGTATCTCGGGCGATGACATGGATTGGGGGAGCCGGTATAGTATTGCAGTTGGAGTAGCGCAGggtctttcttttcttcatggGTGCACTCCAAGTCCAATACTCCTCCTTGACTTGTCAAGCAAAAGCATTTTGCTCAAGTCCCTCAAGGAGCCTTTGATTGCAGATGCTGAGCTCTTGAAGGTGATCGATCCTTCAAAGAGCACCGGAAGCCTTTCTACTATTGCTGGTTCTGTTGGCTACATTCCTCCAG AGTATGCATACACTATGGTTGTAACAATGGCCGGGAATATCTACAGCTTCGGGGTCGTTCTGCTGGAGTTGCTGACGGGAAAGCCAGCAGTTAGTGAGGGGATTGAGTTGGCCAAGTGGGTCTTGAGTAACTCAGCGCAGCAAGATAAAAGGGATCACATTCTTGATTACAGTATCAGCAGAACATCAACTGCTGTCCGAAACCAGATGCTTGCGGTCCTGAAAATTGCTCTTGCTTGTGTTAGTGTATCACCCGAAGCAAGGCCAAGAATGAAGAGTGTGCTTACGAGGCTCCTCAATGCAAGATAA